Sequence from the Plasmodium yoelii strain 17X genome assembly, chromosome: 10 genome:
caaagaTGCAGTTATATTTACTTTATTTGCAACATTAGCATTAGCATTCCGTACTACGTTTGCTGTAATCCATTATCAAAAGAATGGAATTACTAAAAAACCATCATCGGACAGTGAAACAAAACCCTTAACCGTCCCACGCGAAAACCAAAACACAATATCAGATAATAAAAGTACATCATcaacaataaaaaatgaaacaaaatCACCACCGTATAATTATACCACAACAGAGTATCCACCAATATCTCACTGTAGTTACtgattcatattatatattttcatgaCATATTATGAGAATAAACCGAAAATTCAATTATATCACACACTCTGTAAAAATGAAttgatataattaatataattaaacaaatCAATAAAATGTCAATAATTCGCGACATTTAAATATCTTTATGTTATAAATTTCCCTTTTTtgtaacattttattttaatttgtatatcccatatatatatgtaaccATATATTggatttattaaaatgtgtcaatatttaatattgcAATTCAGAACTTATATATATCCGCATCCTTCCTTTATAATGATTTAATTCCGATTCATCATTGAAAAACCTTTTTGTTTTCCGATATTTCTCCATTTGTTAccataaaaaacatattccccatataatacttatatgTCCTGTTATTTGTGTcctttatagtaaaaataaaccATGATTTATTCTTTATTCCCAATAATATCACGTCTTATTGTTTATTGCAAATAGTATCAtgacatatatttttatttgtaagtgatatttgattttaatattatttatagtaatgaaattaataagATGATCAGAATGATTCAATATAAATGTTACGTTgatgtaataattttttatattgttatttaaaccatataatatcaatatattttatcaacATCTATATgaacattataataaaataactaAAACTATGATTGctttaaaaaacaatttcatagctattaataaaaaaaataaaatataacgtaaatataaacaatataagATAACAGTTTATTTGTTTTCTTACAATTGTAACATCCCGTTCGGAAATTATagtattaaataaaacataaatgtagaataaaaataagcggttttgttaaataaaaatattcataaaatgaacatattatgatatatataattcaatataaccctccctaaccctgaacccttGAAATTTTGGAATatgatatgtatatatttttattttttataatgtattactatatatatttaaattattttttctattataataACATTTAGTAAACTTTCatagacaaaaaaatattatcaaattataaaaaattaaataaaaatataactcAGAACCCTGCCATATAATCTTCCTCTATATGTTTCTATATACTTAATAATATCATTATCTTATCTTTCACCtcaatttataattatcccATTGGTTATTTTCAATGAATGTATTGCAACATTTCggtattattttcatcacaCAATTTTAAAACCtttttcatgttttttttttttttcgcctTTTTTCTCCGCCCAAATGCGAAATACtaacataaaaatagtaaaaatatatagttatttgttttttatccATACACAAAATATGtagtaatacatattttttaattttctttatattacCTTATACATAAATGCTAAAATAACGAGTATTGAAATAACTGTAATTAAATATGCAACTATGTTGTAtcctttaaataaatttcctGGAAATCCTATTTCATATGTGCCTTTTTCTACATCGACTCTAATGGCTCTTGTTTCAACATCAACACTAGAAAGTATATTACTATAACCCTCTGATGATTGAAGTTGTTCCTTAGAGGGAGTATCTGGATTTTTTTCTTGTTCACTACTTGTTGAGCCATTTTCTGGTGGAGAAAGTGATTCTTGTAAATTATGATTTCCTTGATCACCTGACATTTGTGTTTGTGTATCTTGTGCTTTTTGTTTTTCGGAATCTGATGTTCCGTTATCTGGTAAAGGAGGGATATGTCCTTCTCCATTCCCTTTACTTGGTAGCTTATCCTTTAATGTTTCAATTTTTTGTGGTTCATTTCCTTGCATTCCTTTAAGATATTCCAttatatcaaaattattataataatctgCATAAGTATTATAAGTCTGATGTAAAGTAGGCCATACCTCCTCGTATAAATGTCTTCGAATATCATTAAGTGAAGTCGTAATAGATTTTTTGTATTCTTCAATATAGGTTTTAAGTAAATTCTCATATTCTTCTAAATTTGGAAAATCAAAACCATCGTGATTGCCTTCTGGGCTTTGAGACATTTGTGTCTTACCTTGATTAGTTTCTAACGCATTTCTTTGATCTATTTTACCATTATCTGGACTTTCTTGACCACTTGGATTTTCTTGACCATTTGGATTTTCTTGGACAGTTGGAATTTCTTGACCATTTGAAATTTTTTGATCAGTTGGACTTTCTTTACCAGTTAGATTTTCTTTACCAGTTGGATTTTCTTTACCAGTTGGATTTTCTTGACCAGTTGGACTTTTTTGAATACCTGGACCATCACTGCCACCCTTTAAGGATTGAGGCTCATCTTTTAATAAAGAATTGTCAAGTTTTGGCAATTTAATGCTTTGATTATGTTGAGATTCAGATCCTGAGCCGTTTAAACtatcatctttatttttaggGGTAATTTTTTGACTACTTTGACCCCCCCCTTGAATTTTAATGTTTGGTATGGTTGTATGTTTTACTGGTGCTTTTCGAACAGTCGGAATATTATTTGTAGTTTTTACTTTACACGCTGGAGCACTGAAgttaaatgttttaaatgttttcatAGAATATGAATCATTTACACCAGACACTTTAAGTTCTCGAAAGCGTTTATCGAAATTCTTAATACTAGAATTATTCTCAATAGCAGAAGTTCTAATgtcatcatatattttttttaatttgttcaaTAGATATAGATATGAATCACATTCAGGATAAGCCTTGTAAAGGGATATATATTGATTAAAACAATAGGTAGAATTGTGAGAAAGAGTCTTACTTAGGGCAccgttttttttataatctacaattgtattacatatatagcCAAGTAACGTATACAATTCACGCAAATGCCTAAGATTACCATCTTTCAAACCCCTTAGATTATATAAACTATTccaatatttaaaattagcCATATGTTTCTTTAAATATTTGTCATAAGCTGAACTTAAAGTAATTTTACTAGCATTGTCTTTGTCTTTCTCTTTGATTgcatcaaataatttattagcTAACCACAGCATAATATAATCAGAATACTTGTTGTCTTTATCGTAAAGCTTCATAGATAAAGCCTCGAACAAACCAGCAATACTTTCAATCTTAGTTGTACACTTTCTTTGATTAGTGCAATAATCACGGAATTCTGCGGAATTGGTAATTTGCCTATGTGTGGAAACATTacctttaaaaaatttatccGCTTCAAGAAATAACTCACACTGAGAAAaagtatatttaaattaataaaaatatgtattaatacaaaatttattgaataaaatttaatgtgatttgtaaacaaattaaacacaataaaataaaggatagccatattttattttaaaataaaattatttaccaTTTTTAGATCCCCCATTGTAATAGAATTTTGTTCTTAATCTATAGATTAGtatcatattgtttttatataaaatatatatactgaCAAAAGAGGTTCTGTAAATGAGCCTcttatattacatttatcGTATTAAAAACAttgaaaatttaataataatttaaaattaatatggaataataatacaataatattaataaaggaatattatatttactatTATTGACATTTGCTAAATTGCCTTAAATTATGGTTGATTTAATGCATATTtaatcatatgtatatataataaaatttatgcataaaatcaatattactaataatattatacataattaattttattataaaatattaaggaattttataatgaatttaaaaaatatatgcttaaacatatgttttaatatagaacataAGCAATGACCTAAAACTTAATACTGTATAAaccaaaaaattaaaaaagttgTTATTAGAatccttaaaaatatataaatagtcacttattaaaatatattaaatttttatatacttgtttcttataatatataatatagttttttctaaaattaaaatattttcaaattaagttgcaTGCTCCAGTTTCTATCCAATTTAcacaattttaatattatttttatttaaaatagataaattaaaaaataattttaatgcattaaataactttatttatattcctATATATTCCAATTTAAAAGTACTCTTTattggataattttataatatattttgcacatctttCCCACGGTTCAAAACGAGAGTTAACAttgaacccgtatttattAAGCTATTTATAAGTTTAAATAAGCCTTTAaatgcaattttttttttaaataatacttaataaatattaaatattaaatatataatacataaataaatatggatgcaaatttttaagtataataCAAAACTATACGTAATTAGGTTGTTTACTGCACGTcgagaggagagagataagggaagtatcattttttaagaCAAAACGGTACCCATATAAAACTCAACTATTCTACATAGTTTAGTTATTCCTTATATTTTCTACCATTAAAGCATTCAATTcatgtatacattaaaaatggtttataattattttctaaatatatagtttgcttttatattttataataaactatattttaagggaactatagaattattaatattattttacttggtagtgttaattctaatattagcacattaaaaaaatactaacccaaaattataatatttcatttgatgttttatgcatataattttaatattattacaagTTTAATCATATATATCAACATATTCGAATCAAAtgaatttaatgattttttcctatttaatactttatctattattattactattgttATTTTGCTAATATATCACTGTATAGTGAAACGGAATAATTAACCCatttaatacaaatattttgaatcaaatataatatttccgTGTTTCATTGTTTaaagtataacattttaGAACATATATACTATCTCGTAAAacgatatatttataatacatgtttattaatttatatattataacctaataaaaataatattagttcgaattaaattaattattatttgccttttcaataaaattaatattaatatttaattatataaagttttcacaataaaacaacattccaatattagttattattagaacattttactagtttatatgtatagatatataataataactctagttatatttatcatattatttataattattataacgaaatatgatatgaaattttattaatatacttatattttattttttaactattttaaatataatttatttatacctaaaaatatataatttaaaattaatagtgattaatctaatattataactttatgggaaataaattaaattatatagaactattttataattttaatttaaaactttagcataaaatgatgctatatataatcgaaagttAAAAGAATAGTATGcctatatctataatttaatttttattgtattattaaaaatgttagatgcataaaacatcttttatagatatcgtTGTGTTGCTGAATCTCGATAGATGctttatgaatctatattttatgattacctattatatattggtgatatgtttaattaaaaatgaaaacatacatattattatgaatattcaaatgaattttattataatgtataccctcatatataataatattatacagttcggttataaaaatacaatttaaattaaagTAATTGTGACACcaattataagttttactaaataaaatgtttcatcaaataaagaaacatattatgttattcataattcaatatagtacctgattaacaagttttatataatagacaattatgatatagcatAATACGACTTCATATATAcccaatatctatattaatatatacaataaaatattttactttaacaatattatatctacatgaacactcaattatatatgttataaattatgaaaaaatgttatgttacccctttcatattaatgaataTGTTCCTTTGAGGGGGCGTATTTGGAGACTTCATTTCGAGATTAAACATACAGAGATGATATATATGTCTAATTAGTATTCAAAACCAATAAATAtgatcaaattataaaaaaaataataaaaatataacattaacaaaaaaaataaattccaCGAACAAAGCTATAGCCCATAGTACAGAACTGTCCCAAAACGCAATTCCAAACCCTAAACTCAAACCTTAACCCAAACCATAACTCAAACCATAACCCAAACCATAACCCAAAACCGAACTCCAAATGTaacatatagaaaaaaatcatttattaagcattttatttactattttGTGTCTAATTATCTTTGTTCTTAATTAACAATATTCCTCAAACCTAATTTaatgtattttatataataatgaaaatatatttttaagaagtttattttttgtatattctattaacgtatatttttatgaaaaaatataatattttttagggtttataatatatcgacaaatattaaataataaaatgtattaacacatttgtttttttatgtattcaCGACTTAAAATATTACGAAAGGTTACCCTTAAGCACACTATCTTATATACATTTTGAgagtatttaaaaataaagattcagtttttttttctgcTATTTTGGGtcgtttttattttgttaatatatgctaaatataatagtatatatattgactcaattatgataataatctaaattataaagacataaaatgaaaaaaatcactttttaaatatgtttataaagTTTATGgttaaaattatatcataACTTTTagcaatattttattaattgtataCTTGttgtaattaaaaaaatatattaataataatatatatagtttttttatttatatcaacTTAAATATACTTGTTATTATATcgaagtaaaaaaaaaaattggtgtgtgtttttttttcgttggttttataaataaatgtctatatattgtatttactcattattattttttaagtaaaatcattatataaatcattatttattaataaaaaaataatatataataattatatattttaaataaatatttattcttAGACCAAATTTGAACTATCGAAATTAagaaattaaataaaacaaaaaatatattaccgaaaaacaaaaaatatataatactttgtattaattttatttatcaatTGAAATTTTATCTGATTCCATGAAGTCTCGAAAAAAGTTCGAAAATCATATAAAGAGCtataattatacatttttcccatttcttataatttatttacgatttgttatattattataatatccATGCAATTCtatcaatattatttatactaATGTAATGTGTATGGAGAgttgcatatataaatttatataaaggCATAATATGATTTAGTATGGTATATTTCTTTATGTTAATAATCTATATACATAtctttgaaaataaaattttaattatatatatatgcattataCACATTTTATGCAAAAAACAAAGGTATTTACTATTAAAAATCCCTTATTAAAAGGAAAAGTAAtgtgtatgcatatatttggctataaaaaaaatatatttttttagttgtAATATGGATTGTTATATTCCATAATATTGATGATGGAAGAAATTGAAATGAATAatgatgaattaaaaaatacaaaatgtaATTTAGATGGCGATCCTAAGATAGGTTGGttatgtaataaaaatggtTTACTTTTAAAAACATATGGATGGCTAGTTGAAAATTCTGTAGGAATTATATTGTTAATACATGGATTCAAAGTTCATACTCGATCAACTTTTATGAgaaagaaattaaaaatagcaAATAGAAATGAAAGCTTAGTAGTAGACACTCATAAttactatatttataaagATAGTTGGATTGAAAAATTTAATCAAAATGGTTATTCAGTATATGCATTAGATTTACAAGGGCATGGTGAATCACAAGCATGGAATAATGTAAAAGGTGATTTTAGTTGTTTTGATGATTTAGTTGATGatgtaatacaatatatGAATCAGATTCAAGATGAAATCTCAAATGATAACCAAAAGGATGATGGATCTCATGATATAGTAACacataaaaaagaaaaacttCCTATGTATATTATAGGGTATTCGATGGGAGGAAATATTGCTTTAAGAATATTACAGTTATTAAAGAAAGAGCAAGAAGATAGAATTAATTCTGAAGATGCAAAtgacaataaaaaatgtaacatTATGTTAGAAAATTCTactaatattaatgaaattgACAATGATATGAACAATTCTAATGATTATGATTCCGATAATTCCTGTGCTAATATCTCTGCTACGAAAAATTCTATTACTAGTGATAAACATGAAAGCTGCTATAATtatttagataaattaaatattaaaggTTGCGTATCTTTATCTGGTATGATAAGAATAAAATCAATATTGGATCCTGGAAACAAATCATTtaagtatttttatttaccaCTAGTAAACTTCCTGTCTTATGTCTTGCCTCATGCAGAATTTTCATCAGAATCACGTTATAAAAAATCCGGATATTTTcctaatatatgtaaatgttataaatttCTAAATATTGAtggaagaaaatataaatataagtcTGAATTTATAAAAGCAACGGTTACATTGGATtgtaatattaattatatgccAACAGATATTCCTTTATTATTTGTGCATTCAACAGATGATAGTATTTGTTGTTATAAATGGACGGCttcattttataataaaataaatgttagTAAAAAAGAATTACATACCGTTGATGATATGAATCATTTTACAACGACAATGCCAGGAAATGAAAACAttttaaacaaaattattgATTGGATTTCTAATTTAAGAAAGGATGATAAAGATGAAAAGGAAAATGAACTATAAAATGTCcgttaataatatttatattaattgttgttttgcatttttataaacataaatgtaattttttcgataattttttaaatcaaaacaagaaaagataataataaatatattatatctttttacattatatatatgttcttTGTTgtttaaattgttttttaaattaaatttgtGTGTAATGATTTTTATTGTAATTTAAAGGTATGTAATGATTTTTATTGCAATTTGAAGGTGTGTAATGTTAATTTGTGAATTAATAcgaattaaaattaattatgtaataactttatttattattaagtTTTATgcttttataattaataaaaggataattaaaataataatcatttatattgattatttattgtttatttatatgtaaggTAATTTTAAGGACGAAAAAACGGATAAAATTTAGTATTagaataacatttttaaaatataatattgttgAAGCAATTTAAATAGGATaagtattattatgtaattttgtggaaaaacattatttagatgtgtatatatattccaTAGGGGAAATAGACAGCCGCTTTCTTAAattaacaatataatatttttaaaattattaatattactactttgtatatataatataggttcatttataatgtatttagATTAATTTGGTCGTGTAGGTGTTATTCCATTTACTAGCTTTTATATACTATTTTATCCTGAAAAATTTATAAGTGtgtcatataaatattataattaaaaaaatatattaacatttataatatttcaatgTAGACTCTATAACtaaacaattttataatacaaaatatatatcttttaaaaatgatCAAATTGATTCGATCGCATCATGTTTCTATTGTTTGTATATgttttaacatatatattgttcaataaacatattatatttctatttatatatttacacaAGAGCATATTGTATAATATTCTAagagatatatataattattatattcatcgtaacagttatatatatttatattaaaaattgtaattttAGTTATATctgatatatatacattaaaataTCTATTGTAAACGTTATTTTTTAGGTCAacaattattaatttgttgtataaattaattaacaTGTTACCCGTGTGATTGAAACTAGAAAAATGACAGcatttattgtattatttcaaaatatatatttaatttcaaTATAACATATGCTTATTCTATCATATATGGGTATTCACGTAATAATTTAAttggaaaattatatatttttctacagttttaagaataataataaatggtAAGATAattaaatagttaaaaaataattttatgtaGTTGCAtgttattgaaaaaataactTATTTCATAAagcaataatatttttgaaattaatttattatattagtAGTTACTATCATTCTTAGAATTATagacaaaaaattatatttgaaATCAAATTAACCCTTTAAGAAACATCGATTCATATagaatatgaatataaaataagacatttttgtattaaaatattatataaaatatttttctaattATCCTTATGAACTTAGTTATTTTCTTAATTATTTTAGTATTCAGATTTAGGGTTCTGTACTATGGGTTATAGTTTTGTTCTATGGAATCTATGTTTTGAGTTAGggctatatttttattaataatttaataatatttattggtCTTTGAAtactaattaaacatatgtaTCATTTCGTAAGTTTAATCTCGAGATTATATCTATGTTTGTTCACAAAAAAAGGGTGATAAGCATTAAATGAAAGGCATATCATAAATAAAAGATcttcataaataataacatttatatttgcaGTATTcacaaaattaatacatatagatTCATTCTAATACTAACctacataaaaaaattatatactaagaaaacattcttaaaacaaaaaaacgttcttaaaataaaaaaacattcttaaaacaaaaaaacattcttaaaacaaaaaaacattcttaacaaaaaaacgttcttaaaataaaaaaacattcttaacaaaaaaacattcttaaaacaaaaaaacattcttaaaacaaaaaaacattcttaaaataaaaaagcattcttaaaacaaaaaaacattcttaaaacaaaaaaacattcttaaaacaaaaaacattcttaaaataaaaaagcattcttaaaataaaaaaacattcttaaaacaaaaaaacattcttaaaacaaaaaacattcttaaaataaaaaagcattcttaaaacaaaaaacaatCTATTATGTAATTTAAAGTAACAATAATGCATGGTAATACATcgttttattaacataaatcTTCTAATATTACGTTtccgaaaaaaatatatgaaatatatgtttatttatgaGGGGAGAAACAATATAAACCTTTTACAATAATACATTTAGGAAACTGTACCCATGGCCATCAatctaagaaaaaaaacataaatggatgaatatataaaatgtttaaattttttcaaattataaatatctacatttattaaaaacaatattttttttaacaattgttgaaataaattattatattattaaaatttgtatatcgCTTACAGCGTCGATATAGACGACATGAATATATCTGTCTCTCTTTTCAATGAGGTATCCAATTAAGTTAACAaacgttttttttaattttccttttctaATATCTTCTTCAGAATCAATGTCAGTTTTGAATAAATTTGCACTTTTTACAATTTCGtttatatatgtttcatTGGAAGGGTTgtgatcatttatatttgctgAAGTCATGACTACTATAGCTTTGTTTTCTGAtatctacaaaattaataaaaatatattgcataaattattgtgaataatatgaaaaatattattttatgggtgacgaaaaaaaaaatatttccttACTTCAACCTTTGTAATtaaagcataaaaatatcTCTGGCGAAgtccaattttttttttgtaacgTTGTTGTATCATTACTAAATTTGGATTGTACACACGGGtaactttaaaaaaaataattttgcaatatgtaaattaaaatattataaatttgaaGACATGAGAAACAATAAATAGTATCATATAACAATGTCAATACTAAATCACGAAACGTCgaataaatagtaacaataatatgttGATTTGactaattatttatgttttgtatACTTTTAACAAATCccatattgaaaaaaatggcaCAATCGGGATCCCATAAcatgtttattatttcattatactaatggaaagaaagagaaatatatgtacataaattataatgattttttaattttaatttggtATATAACTTTAATATTGTTCGTTAATTGATACATTATTGGGATCATCAACTTTAAAATggattttttcaatatttatatagccttgatattttttgttataaaaaaGCATACTACTATCAGTATTGTTATTACAAAATTCATAATCATCTATACTTGTAGCATGGTATTCTAATTGTGATACAGCTTCGTTCATAACTTCGCCTGCTTGTATAGTTTCTTCTGGATTGGTACATAATAAGTgcttgtttttttcatatatttcttctGGACTATCATTGATGAAAAtggacatattttttatgtgtacaaaaataaagttattgtatttataacattggtgtacaaacatatatttaatgtgctcataatgaaatatgtaatatatattattgtattttCTTACGTAGAATAATGCTGTATTGACTCAGATATTGATTCGGGTGGTGTAGATGTTCCTGGAGCAGGCTCGGTTGCAAGggttttattattcacataTATGGAGAcatttaaaagaaataaaacaatttgaatataaGGTTTATTCATTTGGAGTCtttacaaacaaaatattaaaatatacattagtattttttttaattaaaaattaacacCTCGAAAAGTTGCACaacataattaaaattgaagcaaataattttctccaataaattataaaaaacaaatgtttatttaaaaaaaaatgtaaattattatttaaatgacAAAATGTATGactttatcatatttataagtttaatatatttttttatttaattaatttaataacagaagctttcataaataatgaatgtcaaaaatattatgattaacaatttcattaatattataatatctaaaaataaataactttaattatattatataaatgatatttttaacatataGAATTATGAATACataagttttatatttttataactgATTAAAATCAATTTAAAACTTATAAAACATCCCATTACGTATGGagttacatatatatttacatttatatataataggaaAAAATGCTTATAGGAATACACATatactatatttatatataatagaaaaaatatatgttgttTTTATCTAATAGAAAATCaatcatttaaaataaaaatataaaagtaagaaaataatataaaaatatgtatttgttttaatataatttatatatttacattagtaattatattcaaataattgtttttccattattttcCATTTGTTATACAAAATTTCTTTGATGATGCATAGtgtttaatatagaatacgattatatttttaaatattaaaatgatTTAATTTAATCTGAGAAATTcagttaattttatatattaataatactaCTATAATAACAATGTTTTTTAT
This genomic interval carries:
- a CDS encoding early transcribed membrane protein; its protein translation is MKLAKVLYFVAFLLAINVLTPESNNYVEANSEIINKIKKKIDNNSFIRKIKNNKDAVIFTLFATLALAFRTTFAVIHYQKNGITKKPSSDSETKPLTVPRENQNTISDNKSTSSTIKNETKSPPYNYTTTEYPPISHCSY
- a CDS encoding PIR protein — encoded protein: MGDLKMCELFLEADKFFKGNVSTHRQITNSAEFRDYCTNQRKCTTKIESIAGLFEALSMKLYDKDNKYSDYIMLWLANKLFDAIKEKDKDNASKITLSSAYDKYLKKHMANFKYWNSLYNLRGLKDGNLRHLRELYTLLGYICNTIVDYKKNGALSKTLSHNSTYCFNQYISLYKAYPECDSYLYLLNKLKKIYDDIRTSAIENNSSIKNFDKRFRELKVSGVNDSYSMKTFKTFNFSAPACKVKTTNNIPTVRKAPVKHTTIPNIKIQGGGQSSQKITPKNKDDSLNGSGSESQHNQSIKLPKLDNSLLKDEPQSLKGGSDGPGIQKSPTGQENPTGKENPTGKENLTGKESPTDQKISNGQEIPTVQENPNGQENPSGQESPDNGKIDQRNALETNQGKTQMSQSPEGNHDGFDFPNLEEYENLLKTYIEEYKKSITTSLNDIRRHLYEEVWPTLHQTYNTYADYYNNFDIMEYLKGMQGNEPQKIETLKDKLPSKGNGEGHIPPLPDNGTSDSEKQKAQDTQTQMSGDQGNHNLQESLSPPENGSTSSEQEKNPDTPSKEQLQSSEGYSNILSSVDVETRAIRVDVEKGTYEIGFPGNLFKGYNIVAYLITVISILVILAFMYKYFAFGRRKKAKKKKNMKKVLKLCDENNTEMLQYIH
- a CDS encoding lysophospholipase, putative, producing MEEIEMNNDELKNTKCNLDGDPKIGWLCNKNGLLLKTYGWLVENSVGIILLIHGFKVHTRSTFMRKKLKIANRNESLVVDTHNYYIYKDSWIEKFNQNGYSVYALDLQGHGESQAWNNVKGDFSCFDDLVDDVIQYMNQIQDEISNDNQKDDGSHDIVTHKKEKLPMYIIGYSMGGNIALRILQLLKKEQEDRINSEDANDNKKCNIMLENSTNINEIDNDMNNSNDYDSDNSCANISATKNSITSDKHESCYNYLDKLNIKGCVSLSGMIRIKSILDPGNKSFKYFYLPLVNFLSYVLPHAEFSSESRYKKSGYFPNICKCYKFLNIDGRKYKYKSEFIKATVTLDCNINYMPTDIPLLFVHSTDDSICCYKWTASFYNKINVSKKELHTVDDMNHFTTTMPGNENILNKIIDWISNLRKDDKDEKENEL
- a CDS encoding fam-a protein, with the protein product MNKPYIQIVLFLLNVSIYVNNKTLATEPAPGTSTPPESISESIQHYSTPEEIYEKNKHLLCTNPEETIQAGEVMNEAVSQLEYHATSIDDYEFCNNNTDSSMLFYNKKYQGYINIEKIHFKVDDPNNYNEIINMLWDPDCAIFFNMGFVKITRVYNPNLVMIQQRYKKKIGLRQRYFYALITKVEISENKAIVVMTSANINDHNPSNETYINEIVKSANLFKTDIDSEEDIRKGKLKKTFVNLIGYLIEKRDRYIHVVYIDAIDGHGYSFLNVLL